One window of Channa argus isolate prfri chromosome 4, Channa argus male v1.0, whole genome shotgun sequence genomic DNA carries:
- the cnot1 gene encoding CCR4-NOT transcription complex subunit 1 isoform X9 translates to MNLDSLSLALSQISYLVDNLTKKNYRASQQEIQHILNRHGPEADRHLLRCLFSHVDFSGDGKSSGKDFHQTQFLIQECVSLISKPNFISTLCYAIDNPLHYQKSLKPSAHLFTQLSKVLKLSKVQEVIFGLALLNSSNADLRGFAAQFIKQKLPDLLRSYVDADLGGNQEGGFQDIAIEVLHLLLSHLLFGQKGASGVGQEQIDAFLKTLCRDFPQERCPVVLAPLLYPEKRDILMDRILPDSGEFAKTIMESSLAEFMQEVGYGFCANVDECRNIILQYGVREVTASQVARVLGMMARTHSGLTDGIPLQSISAPGSGIWSDGKDKNDGSQAHTWNVEVLIDVVKEVNPNLNFKEVTYELDHPGFIIRDSKGLQIVVYGIQRGLGVEVFPVDLIYRPWKHAEGQLSFIQHSLMNPEVFCFADYPCHTVAIDILKAPPEDDNREIATWKSLDLVESMLRLSEVGQYEQVKQLFGFPIKHCPDMLVLALLQISTSWHTLRHELISTLMPIFLGNHPNSAIILHYAWHGQGQSPSIRQLIMHSMAEWYMRGEQYDQAKLSRILDVAQDLKSLSMLLNGTPFAFVIDLAALASRREYLKLDKWLTDKIREHGEPFIQACVTFLKRRCPSIMGGLAPDKDQPKSAQLPPETLATMLACLQSCAGNVSQELSETILTMVANCSNVMNKARQPPPGVMPKGRAPSTSSLDAISPVQMDPLSGMGSLNLGNTATSHTQSMQGFPTSLSSAFSNPQSPAKAFPPLSNTNPSTPFGGIGTLSSQLPGMDSGPLGSGIGSGIGSSLGMPPVSTDPFGNRKMSTPGLNPPTFQQSKMKASDLSQVWPEANQHFSKEIDDEANSYFQRIYNHPPHPTMSVDEVLEMLQRFKDSTIKREREVFNCMLRNLFEEYRFFPQYPDKELHITACLFGGIIEKGLVTYMALGLALRYVLEALRKPYGSKMYYFGIAALDRFKNRLKDYPQYCQHLASIGHFLQFPHHLQEYIEYGQQSRDPPVKMQGSITTPGSLALAQVQAQAQSQQVSGPKAPQPGQTSTLVTTTTTTTTAAKTTTITRPTPSSFKKDVPPSINTTNIDTLLVATDQTERIVEPPENVQEKIAFIFNNLSQSNMTQKVEELKETVKEEFMPWVSQYLVMKRVSIEPNFHSLYSNFLDTLKNPEFVKMVLNETYRNIKVLLTSDKAAANFSDRSLLKNLGHWLGMITLAKNKPILYTDLEVKSLLLEAYVKGQQELLYVVPFVAKVLESSLRSMVFRPQNPWTMAIMNVLAELHQEHDLKLNLKFEIEVLCKNLSLDINELKPGNLLKDKEKLKNLEEQLSAPKKEAKPPEEMLPVSTTAPPSTPAATTTTCTTTGPPTPQFSYHDINVYALAGLAPHININVNIPLLQAHPQLKQCVRQSVERAVQELVHPVVDRSIKIAMTTCEQIIRKDFALDSEESRMRVAAHHMMRNLTAGMAMITCREPLLMSIATNLKNSFAAALRAPTPQQREMMEEAAARIAQDNCELACCFIQKTAVEKAGPEMDKRLATEFELRKHARQEGRRYCDPVVLTYQAERMPEQIRLKVGGVDPKQMAVYEEFARNVPGFLPSNDLSQPTGFLAQPMKQQAWATDDVAQIYDKCIADLEQHLHAIPPSHGINNLTQSLRSLLEAVALARNSRDGIAALGLLQKAVEGLLDATSGADADLLLRYRECHLLVLKALQDGRAYGPQWCNKQITRCLIECRDEYKYNVEAVELLIRNHLVNMQQYDLHLAQSMENGLHYMAVAFAMQLVKLLLVDERSVSHVTEADLFHTIETLMRTCAHSRANAPEGLPQLMDVVRSNYEAMIDRAHSGPNFMMHSGISQASEYDDPPGLREKAEYLLREWVNLYHSAAAGRDSTKAFSAFVGQMHQQGILKTDDLITRFFRLCTEMCVEISYRAQAEQQHNPAASAAIIRAKCYHNLDAFVRLIALLVKHSGEATNTVTKINLLNKVLGIVVGVLIQDHDVRQTEFQQLPYHRIFIMLLLELNAPEHVLETINFQTLTAFCNTFHILRPTKAPGFVYAWLELISHRIFIARMLAHTPQQKGWPMYAQLLIDLFKYLAPFLRNVELNKPMQILYKGTLRVLLVLLHDFPEFLCDYHYGFCDVIPPNCIQLRNLILSAFPRNMRLPDPFTPNLKVDMLSEINIAPRILTNFTGVMPSQFKKDLDSYLKTRSPVTFLSELRSNLQFLSFVSQVSNEPGNRYNIQLINALVLYVGTQAIAHIHNKGSTPSMSTITHSAHMDIFQNLAVDLDTEGRYLFLNAIANQLRYPNSHTHYFSCTMLYLFAEANTEAIQEQITRVLLERLIVNRPHPWGLLITFIELIKNPAFKFWSHDFVHCAPEIEKLFQSVAQCCMGQKQAQQVMEGTGAS, encoded by the exons ATGAATCTTGACTCGCTTTCGCTGGCTTTGTCTCAAATCAGCTATCTGGTGGAcaatttaacaaagaaaaactacCGAGCCAGCCAGCAAGAAATACAGCAT ATTTTAAATCGTCACGGACCTGAGGCAGACAGGCATCTTTTACGCTGTCTCTTCTCCCATGTGGATTTTAGTGGCGATGGTAAAAGTAGTGGCAAGGACTTTCACCAG ACACAGTTTCTGATCCAGGAGTGTGTCTCGTTGATATCAAAGCCAAACTTTATCTCTACTCTGTGCTACGCCATTGACAATCCCCTGCACTACCAGAAG AGTTTGAAGCCATCGGCACACTTATTTACTCAACTAAGTAAAGTTCTTAAGCTCAGCAAGGTCCAGGAG gttATATTTGGCCTTGCTTTGCTCAATTCCAGTAACGCAGACCTTCGTGGTTTTG CTGCACAGTTTATTAAACAGAAACTTCCAGACCTTCTGAGGTCATACGTTGACGCAGATCTCGGAGGAAATCAGGAAGGTGGCTTCCAAGACATTGCCATAGAAGTCTTGCACCTACTGCTCTCCCATCTACTGTTTGGCCAGAAGGGAGCCAGTGGAGTAGGGCAAGAGCAAATTGACGCCTTCCTCAAGACACTTTGCCGAG ATTTCCCCCAAGAGCGTTGTCCTGTGGTGCTTGCACCACTGCTTTACCCTGAAAAACGGGACATTCTGATGGACAGGATCCTGCCAGACTCAGGGGAGTTCGCTAAGACCATAATGGAGAGTTCTCTTGCAGAATTCATGCAAGAAGTTGGCTATGGCTTCTGTGCTAA TGTGGATGAGTGCAGAAACATAATCCTCCAGTATGGGGTGAGGGAAGTGACAGCCAGCCAGGTAGCCAGGGTCCTGGGCATGATGGCTCGTACACATTCTGGTCTAACTGACGGGATCCCACTACAG tcTATTTCAGCTCCAGGAAGTGGTATCTGGAGTGACGGCAAGGATAAGAACGATGGCTCGCAGGCACACACATGGAATGTTGAGGTTCTTATTGATGTAGTCAAAGAAGTG AATCCCAACTTGAACTTCAAAGAGGTGACATATGAACTGGACCACCCGGGCTTTATAATCCGTGACAGTAAAGGCCTACAAATAGTAGTGTATGGCATACAGAGGGGGTTGGGAGTGGAAGTCTTTCCTGTTGACCTCATCTATCGACCATGGAAACATGCAGAAGGACAA ttgtCATTCATTCAGCACTCTTTGATGAACCCAGAGGTGTTTTGCTTTGCTGACTACCCTTGCCACACTGTGGCAATTGACATCCTTAAGGCCCCACCAGAGGATGACAACCGGGAGATTGCCACCTG GAAAAGTTTAGACCTGGTGGAGAGCATGCTGAGGCTCTCTGAGGTGGGCCAGTATGAGCAGGTGAAGCAGCTGTTTGGTTTTCCAATCAAGCATTGCCCAGATATGTTGGTGTTGGCATTATTGCAGATCTCCACCTCCTGGCACACACTGCGCCATGAGCTCATCTCTACCCTTATGCCCATCTTTCTGGGCAACCACCCCAACTCTGCCATCATTCTGCACTATGCCTGGCATGGACAG GGACAGTCTCCCTCCATCCGCCAGTTAATTATGCATTCAATGGCTGAGTGGTACATGAGAGGGGAGCAGTATGATCAGGCCAAGCTGTCTCGCATCCTGGATGTAGCTCAGGACTTGAAG TCTCTGTCCATGCTGCTGAATGGTACTCCCTTTGCCTTTGTTATTGACCTTGCTGCACTTGCCTCTCGACGTGAATACCTCAAACTTGATAAATGGCTAACTGACAAAATCAGAGAGCATGGg gAACCTTTTATCCAGGCATGTGTAACATTCCTGAAGAGACGCTGCCCATCCATTATGGGGGGTTTGGCCCCAGACAAGGACCAGCCCAAAAGTGCCCAGCTGCCCCCAGAAACCTTAGCTACTATGCTGGCCTGCTTGCAGTCTTGTGCTGG GAATGTATCCCAGGAACTGTCAGAGACTATCCTGACCATGGTTGCTAACTGCAGCAATGTAATGAATAAAGCACGGCAGCCACCACCAGGAGTAATGCCAAAAGGGCGTGCCCCTAGCACCAGCAGCCTCGATGCCATCTCACCTGTACAG ATGGACCCTCTGTCTGGCATGGGTTCCTTGAACCTGGGTAACACAGCCACCTCACACACTCAGAGTATGCAGGGTTTCCCAACCTCACTGAGTTCAGCTTTCAGTAATCCCCAGTCCCCAGCAAAGGCCTTTCCGCCTCTCTCCAACACAAACCCCAGCACACCATTTGGGGGCATTGGCACCTTGTCCTCGCAGCTCCCTGGTATGGACTCTG gtCCCCTGGGTTCGGGCATAGGCTCTGGTATAGGTTCTAGTCTGGGGATGCCACCAGTAAGCACCGACCCTTTTGGCAACAGGAAGATGAGCACACCGGGCCTCAACCCGCCTACCTTTCAGCAGAGTAAGATGAAGGCCT ctgACCTTTCTCAGGTGTGGCCTGAAGCAAACCAGCACTTTAGCAAGGAGATAGACGACGAAGCAAACAGTTACTTCCAGCGAATCTACAACCACCCACCTCACCCAACAATGTCTGTGGATGAA GTACTGGAGATGCTTCAGAGATTCAAGGATTCAACCATCAAGCGTGAGCGAGAAGTGTTCAATTGTATGCTTCGGAACTTGTTTGAAGAATATCGATTCTTTCCCCAATATCCAGACAAGGAGCTGCACATCACAGCCTGTCTTTTTGGTGGCATTATTGAGAAGGGTCTTGTCACCTACATGGCCCTGGGCTTGGCACTCCGATATGTTCTTGAAGCTTTAAGAAAACCCTACGGatccaaaatgtattattttggaATTGCTGCCCTAGATAGGTTCAAAAACAg ACTGAAGGACTATCCTCAATATTGTCAACACCTGGCTTCAATTGGACACTTCTTACAATTCCCCCACCATTTACAAGAG TATATCGAGTATGGTCAACAGTCACGGGACCCTCCGGTGAAGATGCAAGGCTCAATCACCACCCCAGGCAGCCTGGCACTGGCACAAGTTCAAGCTCAGGCCCAGTCACAGCAAGTTAGTGGCCCCAAAGCCCCACAGCCAGGTCAAACCAGCACTCTCGTCACTACGACAACAACTACCACCACAGCAGCTAAGACCACCACCATCACAAGACCAACACCCAGCAGCTTCAAAAAAGATGTGCCT CCCTCCATAAACACTACCAACATTGACACCCTGCTGGTAGCCACTGACCAAACGGAAAGGATTGTAGAGCCTCCAGAGAATGTACAGGAGAAGATTGCTTTTATCTTTAACAACCTTTCACAATCCAACATGACGCAGAAG GTTGAAGAGCTAAAAGAGACTGTGAAGGAGGAGTTTATGCCTTGGGTCTCTCAGTACCTTGTGATGAAGCGTGTCAGCATTGAGCCCAACTTCCACAGTCTATACTCAAACTTTCTGGACACACTGAAGAATCCAGAGTTTGTCAAGATGGTTCTTAATGAAACCTACAGGAatattaag GTCCTGTTGACCTCTGACAAGGCAGCTGCCAATTTCTCTGATCGCTCCCTGTTGAAGAACCTGGGCCACTGGCTGGGCATGATAACACTGGCCAAAAACAAACCTATCCTCTATACA GATCTAGAAGTCAAGTCTCTGTTACTGGAGGCCTATGTGAAAGGACAGCAGGAGTTACTTTATGTGGTTCCTTTTGTCGCAAAGGTTTTGGAGTCTAGTCTGCGGAGCATG GTTTTCAGACCCCAGAACCCCTGGACCATGGCCATCATGAATGTTCTGGCTGAGCTGCATCAGGAACATGACCTCAAG CTCAACTTAAAGTTTGAGATTGAAGTTCTTTGTAAGAACTTGTCTTTGGACATCAATGAGCTCAAACCAGGAAATCTGCTAAAGGATAAGGAGAAGTTAAAGAACCTGGAGGAGCAGCTATCTGCaccaaagaaagaagcaaagccCCCTGAGGAGATGCTGCCAGTTTCTACAACAG CTCCTCCCTCAACTCCAGCTGCTACTACCACCACTTGCACAACCACAGGACCCCCAACCCCACAATTCAGTTACCACGATATCAATGTTTATGCCTTGGCAGGCCTGGCTccacacataaatataaatgtcaaC ATCCCTCTGCTACAGGCACATCCTCAGCTGAAGCAGTGTGTAAGGCAGTCGGTGGAGCGGGCTGTCCAGGAGCTGGTGCACCCTGTGGTTGACCGGTCTATCAAAATTGCCATGACAACTTGTGAGCAGATCATCAGGAAAGACTTTGCCCTGGATTCGGAGGAGTCCCGCATGCGTGTAGCTGCTCACCACATGATGAGAAACCTGACTGCTGGCATGGCCATGATCACCTGCCGTGAACCATTGCTCATGAGCATTGCCACCAATCTTAAGAACAGTTTTGCTGCTGCTCTTAGA GCACCGACACCCCAACAGAGGGAAATGATGGAGGAGGCTGCAGCCAGGATTGCTCAAGACAACTGTGAATTGGCTTGCTGTTTTATACAGAAAACTGCTGTAGAGAAGGCTGGACCTGAAATGGACAAACGACTAGCCACG GAGTTTGAACTGAGAAAGCATGCACGCCAAGAGGGACGTCGCTATTGTGACCCTGTTGTTCTGACTTATCAGGCTGAACGTATGCCTGAACAGATCAGACTTAAG GTGGGAGGAGTTGACCCTAAGCAAATGGCTGTATATGAGGAGTTTGCCAGGAACGTTCCAGGTTTCTTACCCAGTAACGATCTCTCCCAACCCACTGGCTTCTTAGCTCAGCCCATGAag CAACAGGCATGGGCCACAGATGATGTGGCTCAGATCTATGATAAGTGCATTGCTGATTTGGAGCAACATCTTCATGCCATCCCTCCTTCCCATGGAATAAACAATCTGACCCAGTCACTGCGCAGCCTGCTGGAAGCTGTTGCTTTGGCTAGAAACTCCAGGGATGGCATTGCTGCACTTGGGCTTCTGCAGAAG gcaGTGGAAGGTCTTCTGGATGCTACAAGTGGGGCTGATGCAGATTTGCTGCTTCGCTACAGAGAGTGCCACCTGCTGGTGCTTAAAGCCCTACAGGATGGACGTGCCTATGGACCACAATGGTGCAATAAGCAGATCACAAG GTGTCTGATTGAATGCCGTGATGAGTACAAATACAACGTTGAGGCAGTGGAGCTCCTGATCAGGAACCATCTTGTGAATATGCAGCAGTATGACCTGCACTTGGCACAG TCTATGGAGAATGGACTGCATTATATGGCAGTGGCATTTGCCATGCAGTTGGTGAAGCTGCTTCTGGTGGATGAACGAAGCGTCAGCCACGTCACAGAGGCTGACCTCTTCCACACAATTGAAACTTTGATGAGGACCTGTGCACATTCTAGAGCCAACGCACCTGAGGG CCTTCCCCAGCTGATGGATGTTGTCCGCTCCAACTATGAGGCCATGATTGATAGAGCTCACAGCGGACCCAACTTTATGATGCACTCTGGGATTTCACAGGCTTCAGAATATGATGATCCTCCAGGCCTAAGGGAGAAGGCAGAGTACCTCTTGAGAGAATGGGTTAACCTGTATCACTCAGCTGCTGCTGGCAGAGATAGCACCAAAGCCTTTTCTGCCTTTGTTGGCCAG ATGCACCAGCAGGGTATTCTGAAAACCGATGACCTGATCACAAGGTTTTTCCGGCTGTGCACAGAAATGTGCGTGGAGATAAGCTACCGGGCACAGGCTGAGCAGCAGCACAATCCGGCTGCTAGTGCAGCAATTATCAGAGCGAAGTGTTACCACAACCTGGATGCCTTTGTCAGGCTCATAGCCCTGTTGGTCAAACACTCTGGAGAGGCTACCAACACAGTGACAAAAATCAACCTCCTCAACAAG GTGCTGGGCATTGTGGTTGGGGTGTTGATCCAAGACCATGATGTTCGTCAGACAGAATTTCAGCAGCTGCCATACCACCGCATTTTTATCATGCTGCTTTTGGAGCTCAATGCCCCTGAACATGTCCTCGAGACCATTAACTTCCAGACACTCACTGCCTTCTG CAATACCTTTCACATCCTGAGACCTACTAAAGCACCTGGCTTTGTGTACGCCTGGCTGGAGCTCATCTCCCATCGAATCTTTATTGCCAGGATGcttgcacacacaccacagcagAAG GGTTGGCCAATGTATGCACAGCTGCTAATTGATCTGTTCAAGTACCTGGCCCCTTTCTTGAGGAATGTTGAGCTCAACAAACCTATGCAAATCCTCTACAAG GGCACACTGCGAGTGCTGCTGGTCCTGCTCCATGACTTCCCAGAGTTCCTGTGTGACTACCATTATGGCTTCTGTGATGTTATCCCACCCAACTGCATCCAGCTCCGCAACCTCATCCTCAGTGCCTTTCCACGCAACATGAGGCTCCCTGATCCTTTCACACCTAATCTAAAG GTTGACATGCTGAGTGAGATAAACATCGCTCCGCGCATCCTCACAAACTTTACAGGGGTTATGCCCTCCCAATTCAAGAAAGATCTGGATTCGTATCTCAAGACCCGCTCACCAGTCACTTTCCTGTCTGAGCTGCGCAGCAACCTGCAG tttttatcttttgtctcCCAGGTATCTAATGAGCCAGGCAACCGCTACAACATCCAACTGATCAATGCTCTGGTGTTGTATGTAGGGACACAAGCAATTGCTCACATTCACAACAAGGGTAGCACCCCCTCCATGAGCACAATCACCCACTCTGCGCACATGGACATATTCCAGAATCTAGCTGTGGATTTGGACACAGAAG GGCGTTACCTTTTCTTGAATGCAATTGCCAATCAGCTGCGCTACCCCAACAGCCACACTCACTACTTCAGCTGCACCATGCTCTATTTGTTTGCTGAGGCCAACACAGAGGCCATCCAGGAGCAAATTACACG gGTTTTGTTGGAGAGGCTGATAGTGAACAGGCCACACCCCTGGGGTCTCCTAATCACCTTCATTGAGCTAATCAAGAATCCTGCCTTCAAGTTCTGGAGTCATGACTTTGTGCACTGTGCCCCTGAGATTGAAAA GCTGTTCCAGTCAGTAGCCCAATGCTGCATGGGACAAAAGCAGGCTCAGCAGGTGATGGAGGGCACTGGAGCCAGCTAG